In one window of Oligoflexia bacterium DNA:
- a CDS encoding ATP-dependent 6-phosphofructokinase has translation MSKTNNALNIGLITGGGDCPGLNNAIAGLIKASLPDNRVIGFYRSWNGLIENQFIPMDASMIDEISHQGGTILKSAKSFPLNSQDKLDNITKTIKEHALDVLVIIGGDSTLYVAKQIHEKLGIPIMGIPKTIDNDIPHNDFSIGFVSAVETVCQSIEQVKTSAKSHSRAMVIEVMGRHTGHLTAYAGLASNCDIILVPEHPVRLDQLKQNILKRFEGQKKYLLIAVAEGAILLDENDKPIQIFEQDESFKGMSAKGGIRYGGIADYISDWMNDFVDWDARSLVLGHLQRGGAASAMDRILAFSLAAKAAELIKQKQFNQILGFKQGNIIHTSFDEVFADNQEQQKTLPEEFYQLCILNTD, from the coding sequence ATGTCAAAAACAAACAACGCTTTAAATATAGGCCTTATTACAGGAGGCGGTGACTGTCCCGGTCTTAACAACGCTATAGCCGGCTTAATCAAAGCCAGTTTACCTGACAACCGGGTCATTGGCTTTTATCGTTCATGGAATGGTTTAATTGAAAATCAATTTATTCCTATGGACGCAAGCATGATTGATGAAATCAGTCATCAAGGTGGAACCATTTTAAAAAGTGCCAAAAGTTTTCCCCTCAACTCACAAGACAAATTGGATAACATCACCAAAACCATCAAGGAACATGCTTTGGATGTTTTGGTCATCATTGGCGGGGATAGCACCCTCTATGTAGCCAAGCAAATTCATGAAAAACTTGGCATCCCCATCATGGGCATCCCAAAAACCATTGATAACGATATCCCACACAATGACTTTAGCATAGGTTTTGTCAGCGCTGTAGAAACTGTCTGCCAAAGCATAGAGCAAGTTAAAACCAGCGCAAAAAGCCATAGTCGTGCCATGGTCATTGAAGTGATGGGTAGACATACCGGTCATTTAACAGCCTATGCTGGATTAGCCTCAAATTGTGATATTATTTTAGTTCCTGAACACCCCGTTCGATTGGATCAGCTCAAACAAAATATTCTTAAGCGATTTGAAGGGCAAAAAAAATACTTGCTGATTGCCGTAGCTGAAGGGGCCATATTGCTGGATGAAAATGATAAGCCAATACAAATCTTTGAACAAGATGAAAGCTTTAAAGGCATGAGTGCCAAAGGCGGTATACGCTATGGCGGCATAGCTGATTATATTAGTGACTGGATGAATGATTTTGTTGATTGGGATGCCCGTTCTTTGGTTCTGGGCCATTTGCAACGCGGTGGTGCAGCCAGTGCTATGGATAGAATTCTGGCTTTTTCATTGGCTGCAAAAGCTGCTGAGTTGATTAAACAAAAACAATTCAATCAAATTTTAGGCTTTAAACAAGGAAACATTATCCATACAAGTTTTGATGAAGTATTTGCTGACAACCAAGAACAACAAAAAACCCTCCCAGAAGAGTTTTATCAACTTTGCATATTAAACACTGATTAA
- a CDS encoding acyl-CoA thioesterase, with translation MSERLSKAPRESYVEMIQQVLPGDTNPLGTVFGGKVMMWIDTAGAVAAMRHVRGNVVTASIDKVDFHASGHVGDIMVLKSKVTYTGRTSLEVSVEVLAENPRTGKRQLTTDAFLTFVAIDENHRPIEVPELIPETEEEQRNFAQGKARREARKKAEKMQAG, from the coding sequence ATGTCAGAACGATTAAGCAAAGCGCCAAGAGAATCTTATGTAGAAATGATCCAGCAAGTATTGCCTGGGGATACCAATCCTTTAGGGACTGTTTTTGGTGGAAAAGTGATGATGTGGATTGATACGGCTGGGGCTGTAGCAGCCATGCGTCACGTCAGAGGCAATGTGGTGACAGCCTCCATTGATAAAGTGGATTTTCATGCTTCTGGCCATGTGGGTGATATCATGGTTTTAAAAAGCAAAGTCACGTATACGGGCAGAACATCGCTTGAAGTCAGTGTAGAGGTTTTGGCAGAAAATCCAAGAACCGGGAAAAGACAATTAACCACGGATGCATTTTTAACGTTTGTGGCCATTGATGAGAATCATAGACCTATAGAAGTTCCAGAATTAATTCCGGAAACTGAAGAAGAACAAAGAAATTTCGCCCAAGGCAAAGCCCGCAGAGAAGCGCGCAAAAAAGCCGAGAAGATGCAAGCTGGATAA
- a CDS encoding outer membrane beta-barrel protein — MMKNKFFLTVLLGIGLVSFTAKAQENNGFHVAADLNFGVGVAADSGETDSDTGVGVSLRVGYQLTDEWIGMLDLFTTGYSKNDVNTSNNGFMLAGQYYLQDNAYIRPSIGLSKIKFKTDVLGTSVSAETDLGLALGFAGGYEFPVNEFLVAGPTARVIYNNIADGGTFWNFSVGAEIKATF, encoded by the coding sequence ATGATGAAAAATAAATTCTTTTTAACAGTTCTTTTAGGCATAGGTTTAGTTAGCTTCACAGCAAAAGCACAAGAAAACAATGGCTTTCACGTGGCGGCAGATTTAAACTTTGGTGTTGGTGTGGCCGCAGATAGTGGTGAAACTGATTCTGATACAGGTGTTGGTGTTAGCTTAAGAGTAGGATATCAACTGACAGATGAATGGATTGGTATGCTAGACTTGTTTACAACCGGCTATTCAAAAAATGACGTTAACACAAGCAATAACGGATTTATGTTGGCGGGCCAATATTATTTGCAAGACAATGCTTACATTAGACCTTCTATCGGTTTATCCAAAATAAAATTTAAAACGGATGTTTTAGGAACCAGTGTCTCAGCAGAAACTGACCTTGGTTTGGCTTTAGGGTTTGCCGGTGGTTATGAGTTTCCTGTGAATGAATTTTTGGTTGCAGGTCCAACAGCTAGAGTGATTTATAACAATATTGCTGACGGTGGAACCTTTTGGAATTTTTCTGTGGGTGCAGAAATTAAAGCAACATTCTAA
- the holA gene encoding DNA polymerase III subunit delta: MQILLAILHKYRHHNAVQTPPPIRILFGDNRFLQNLEYQKTKQSLAQMGDFNEVNFNAEQDGWKTIFDQANTFALMAPKQLFKVYLNKDFKEEDSKIWESYLKSPSDFTQIIVFAPKLDKRKKLTKLLQKHKLLQECPQPSIHEMSSWLKQFSQEKNLSLDPQAATLLLDYIGADLAKLFHSLEKLALYKHPQNQVNAEDIHQVVLQSSGQDLFSLIDLVFEQKKPAALETLKFILQEGDHPLVVLSLLIRHTRILMLCKTLAASPPASIAKKAGIPPFTVKKYLQQAKRLSGQKLYQVFTQLNHLDTQFKSSPVPARWQLEQFIFNL; this comes from the coding sequence ATGCAAATTCTCCTTGCAATATTGCATAAATACAGGCATCACAATGCTGTGCAAACCCCTCCTCCCATACGCATTCTTTTTGGCGATAACCGCTTTTTACAAAACCTTGAATATCAAAAAACCAAGCAAAGCTTGGCACAAATGGGTGACTTTAATGAAGTCAATTTTAATGCTGAACAGGACGGTTGGAAAACCATTTTTGATCAAGCCAACACCTTTGCTTTGATGGCCCCCAAACAACTGTTTAAGGTCTATTTAAACAAGGATTTTAAAGAAGAGGATAGCAAAATTTGGGAAAGCTACTTAAAATCACCGTCTGATTTTACCCAAATTATTGTCTTTGCCCCCAAGCTGGATAAACGCAAAAAACTGACCAAGCTTTTGCAAAAACACAAGCTTTTACAAGAATGTCCTCAACCCTCTATTCATGAAATGAGTTCTTGGTTAAAGCAATTCAGCCAAGAAAAAAACTTAAGTCTTGATCCACAAGCAGCCACTCTTTTACTGGATTATATTGGAGCTGACCTAGCAAAGCTATTTCATAGTCTAGAAAAACTTGCCTTGTACAAACATCCTCAAAACCAAGTAAACGCAGAAGACATTCATCAGGTTGTTTTACAGTCCAGTGGACAAGATCTTTTCTCATTGATTGATTTGGTTTTTGAACAAAAAAAACCTGCTGCTCTTGAAACACTCAAATTCATTTTACAAGAGGGTGACCATCCTTTGGTTGTTTTAAGCTTACTGATTAGACATACCCGTATTCTTATGCTCTGCAAAACTCTTGCAGCCAGCCCCCCTGCCAGCATAGCCAAAAAAGCTGGGATTCCCCCCTTCACTGTTAAAAAATATTTACAGCAAGCAAAACGTTTATCCGGTCAGAAATTGTACCAAGTGTTTACACAGCTCAATCACCTAGATACACAATTTAAATCCAGCCCCGTTCCCGCTCGCTGGCAACTGGAACAATTTATTTTTAACCTTTAA
- a CDS encoding gliding motility-associated C-terminal domain-containing protein — protein sequence MWGKLFLLSLVFISTAFGQVNNIEPIACGQDLDANDNFDTEYSRYSFVHPAGMAKHYDFSLHAYLVPTFVRVSKNDEELFYFWWGPTCEENGPGDGSSSGNCMKGPLKAVYDGVGLTSTSASELAANGGLTIDNYPVGFNEAAFVPIPQPWSPELQQHMSLGTFLLELNLPASETCDAYKIELIAYQFFTFPYSSRVALDCQTTGCPTQIPAESIVMEDKPCGKEIGFCGDTSNIFWIAPNGRRYDDVNYVAQESGIHQYNVEYPGCPVVTGELEIDVNAVQDPVGSFELESKRYNCIGGTGLITLEEAQGLNYPINIQWYQNNTPLENTGNWNAFEVPINDASNLPGYRATITDNQGCRVERDIDLEFSTPPTATADGNLCTGEDVQIHTEPRWWNLDTTYHDNVETSWTRPDGSTQDTNVLNVELSDATEGEYTYTMTFDRAGCTVSNTYDLQGSDMEANIVSPGHLCENEGFATVNVTNAEGEVVYEWSNGESTQGIENLSPGHYTVEVTDDKGCTVEDRVHITTANYKAEFKVPSSCPYPLKPVVVVTRDNYQVRQTALDITAEDLGQVTLLEYQYAGCQFEEELEMPDRLYAHPIYIPNAFSPNGDNINDVFKIYNDERPNIHIVSFEIYTRKGDLFYREVDKALSEIEGWDGGQQNGRPANTGAYVYKVVQQVEGCDEQIHSGIVNLIK from the coding sequence ATGTGGGGAAAATTATTTTTATTAAGTCTAGTATTTATTTCAACGGCGTTTGGGCAAGTCAATAATATAGAGCCTATTGCGTGCGGACAAGATTTAGACGCCAATGACAATTTTGATACCGAGTACAGCCGTTATTCCTTTGTCCATCCGGCAGGTATGGCCAAACATTATGATTTTTCATTGCATGCTTATTTAGTCCCAACCTTTGTTAGGGTGAGCAAGAATGATGAAGAGTTGTTTTATTTTTGGTGGGGACCAACATGTGAGGAGAATGGCCCTGGAGATGGGAGCTCAAGCGGCAATTGTATGAAAGGTCCATTGAAAGCGGTCTATGATGGTGTTGGTTTAACAAGCACAAGTGCATCAGAACTTGCAGCAAATGGTGGGTTAACCATAGATAATTATCCTGTAGGTTTCAACGAAGCAGCTTTTGTCCCCATTCCACAGCCATGGTCTCCTGAGCTACAACAACACATGAGTTTGGGTACGTTTTTACTGGAACTCAACCTTCCGGCATCTGAGACTTGTGACGCTTATAAAATTGAGCTTATTGCCTACCAGTTTTTTACATTTCCATACTCGAGCCGTGTAGCTCTGGACTGTCAAACTACAGGATGTCCTACACAGATCCCTGCTGAAAGTATTGTTATGGAAGATAAACCATGCGGAAAAGAAATCGGTTTTTGTGGTGATACCAGCAACATTTTTTGGATTGCTCCCAATGGCAGACGTTACGATGATGTCAACTATGTGGCCCAGGAATCGGGAATCCATCAATACAATGTTGAATACCCTGGGTGTCCTGTGGTTACAGGTGAACTTGAAATTGATGTGAATGCCGTACAAGATCCAGTAGGATCATTTGAACTTGAAAGCAAACGCTACAACTGTATTGGTGGCACAGGGTTGATTACTTTGGAAGAGGCCCAAGGCCTTAACTATCCTATAAATATACAGTGGTATCAAAACAATACGCCGCTTGAAAACACCGGTAATTGGAATGCTTTTGAAGTTCCAATCAATGATGCGAGCAATTTGCCAGGATACAGAGCAACCATAACAGACAATCAAGGCTGCCGTGTGGAAAGAGATATTGATTTAGAATTCTCTACCCCACCCACGGCAACCGCTGATGGAAACTTATGTACAGGAGAGGATGTGCAAATTCATACTGAGCCCAGATGGTGGAATTTAGATACAACGTATCATGATAATGTAGAGACTTCTTGGACTCGACCTGATGGTAGTACACAGGATACCAATGTTCTTAATGTTGAACTGTCAGATGCAACCGAAGGAGAGTACACGTATACCATGACCTTTGATCGTGCTGGATGCACAGTGTCTAATACCTATGATCTTCAAGGCAGTGATATGGAAGCCAATATCGTTTCACCAGGACATCTCTGTGAAAATGAAGGCTTTGCCACGGTCAATGTGACCAATGCTGAAGGTGAAGTGGTTTATGAGTGGAGTAATGGAGAAAGTACTCAAGGTATAGAAAACCTTTCCCCGGGTCATTATACGGTTGAAGTTACGGATGATAAGGGTTGTACTGTTGAAGATAGAGTCCATATTACAACAGCCAATTATAAAGCAGAATTTAAGGTTCCAAGTTCGTGTCCTTACCCTTTGAAACCTGTGGTGGTTGTCACTCGTGATAATTATCAGGTTAGACAAACAGCACTTGATATAACAGCGGAAGACCTAGGGCAGGTCACCTTGTTAGAATATCAGTATGCAGGCTGCCAATTTGAAGAAGAGTTAGAGATGCCGGATCGCCTGTATGCCCATCCAATTTATATTCCTAATGCCTTTAGTCCTAATGGTGACAACATCAATGATGTTTTTAAAATATACAATGATGAACGCCCAAATATTCATATTGTTTCATTTGAAATTTATACACGCAAAGGCGATTTGTTCTATCGTGAAGTGGATAAAGCTTTATCAGAAATAGAAGGATGGGATGGGGGTCAGCAAAATGGAAGACCTGCCAATACCGGAGCTTATGTTTATAAAGTTGTTCAGCAAGTAGAAGGCTGTGATGAGCAAATCCATTCAGGAATTGTGAATCTTATAAAATAA
- the cutA gene encoding divalent-cation tolerance protein CutA, with the protein MSSFPSKELAKKVAQVCIEQNICACAQIQSPMTSLYKWDGTIEESQEYLVYFKTLSHLEKKLYECIKQHHTYDCPEIISINLSHVDANYQQWMLESCQKQTTL; encoded by the coding sequence ATGAGCAGTTTTCCCTCTAAAGAGCTGGCTAAAAAAGTAGCTCAAGTTTGTATAGAACAAAATATCTGCGCCTGCGCACAAATTCAAAGTCCTATGACATCCCTGTATAAATGGGATGGTACTATTGAAGAAAGCCAAGAATATTTAGTTTACTTTAAAACTTTATCGCATTTAGAAAAAAAGCTATATGAATGCATTAAACAGCATCATACTTATGATTGCCCTGAAATTATCAGCATTAATCTGAGTCATGTCGATGCAAACTATCAACAATGGATGTTAGAATCATGTCAAAAACAAACAACGCTTTAA
- the metG gene encoding methionine--tRNA ligase, producing the protein MKRFYMTTPLYYVNDTPHIGHAYTTVVADILTRYHRLYGNETLLLTGTDEHGQKVQKAALAANKDPQKHCDEMAQNFTQIWQELNIDYDIFYRTTATDHKAVVQTCLQELFDKGEIYAKEYEGWYAQSEEVFYTEKDLVDGKSPQGNDVEKITEQNYFFKMSAYQDQLVDYIESHDDFILPKSKKNEVLGFLKKPLNDLCISRPKERLSWGIELPFDKNYVTYVWFDALINYAAAVGLKQDEQQETFKQWWQRPNGAIHLIGKDILMTHAVYWPTMLMALNVDLPKTIFAHGWWLTNNDEKMSKSKGAVVKPLDMKDMVGVDALRYFLIRDIRLGNDAQFSQDLVVTRINTDLANNLGNLLNRVSNLVSKYFDGKMPAMQDLSEEEKHLKNKVLALKAEVKTLIDDMAPDQAVAKIFDVLTLVNQYVDEKAPWKMAKEDVSAAGHVLGFCIETIRVCAILLQPVMPEKMQNLFCRLGVKNTNIDQAEQFSVLNTDVKIEKADPLFPRIDLPKN; encoded by the coding sequence ATGAAGCGTTTTTACATGACCACCCCTCTCTATTATGTCAATGATACTCCCCATATAGGCCATGCCTATACCACAGTGGTAGCAGATATTTTGACCCGTTATCATCGTTTGTATGGCAATGAAACTTTGCTGTTAACAGGAACAGATGAACATGGGCAAAAGGTACAAAAAGCAGCCTTGGCAGCCAACAAAGACCCTCAAAAGCATTGTGATGAGATGGCTCAGAACTTTACGCAAATTTGGCAAGAGTTAAACATTGATTATGACATTTTTTATAGAACCACAGCCACTGATCATAAAGCGGTTGTGCAAACATGTTTGCAAGAATTGTTTGATAAGGGAGAAATTTACGCCAAGGAATATGAAGGTTGGTACGCGCAAAGTGAAGAAGTGTTTTATACAGAAAAAGATTTGGTTGATGGTAAAAGTCCGCAAGGCAATGACGTAGAAAAAATCACAGAACAAAATTATTTTTTTAAAATGTCAGCCTATCAAGATCAATTGGTGGATTACATTGAAAGCCATGATGATTTTATTTTACCCAAAAGTAAAAAGAACGAGGTTTTAGGCTTTTTAAAAAAACCTTTGAATGATCTGTGCATTAGCCGTCCCAAAGAGCGTTTAAGTTGGGGAATAGAGTTACCCTTTGATAAAAATTATGTCACCTATGTTTGGTTTGATGCTTTAATTAACTATGCTGCAGCAGTTGGACTAAAGCAAGATGAACAACAAGAAACATTTAAACAGTGGTGGCAGCGTCCCAATGGTGCCATTCATTTGATTGGTAAAGATATTTTGATGACGCATGCTGTGTATTGGCCTACCATGCTGATGGCATTAAATGTGGACTTACCCAAAACCATTTTTGCCCATGGCTGGTGGTTAACAAACAATGATGAAAAAATGAGCAAATCCAAAGGCGCGGTGGTTAAACCCTTGGATATGAAAGATATGGTAGGCGTGGATGCCTTACGTTATTTTTTAATCAGAGATATTCGTTTGGGCAATGATGCGCAGTTTTCTCAAGACTTGGTGGTGACTAGAATCAATACGGATTTGGCCAACAACTTAGGCAACTTACTTAATAGAGTCAGTAATTTGGTGAGCAAGTATTTTGATGGCAAGATGCCAGCCATGCAAGACTTGAGTGAAGAAGAAAAACATTTAAAAAATAAAGTCTTGGCCTTAAAAGCTGAAGTGAAAACTTTAATTGATGATATGGCTCCAGATCAAGCCGTGGCAAAAATCTTTGATGTATTGACCTTGGTGAATCAGTATGTGGATGAAAAAGCGCCATGGAAAATGGCCAAAGAAGACGTGTCTGCAGCGGGGCATGTTTTAGGGTTTTGTATAGAAACCATTAGGGTCTGTGCCATTTTGTTACAACCGGTGATGCCAGAAAAAATGCAAAATCTTTTTTGTAGACTAGGTGTAAAAAATACAAATATTGATCAAGCAGAACAATTTTCAGTGCTCAATACGGATGTGAAAATTGAAAAGGCAGACCCCTTATTCCCTAGAATTGATTTGCCAAAAAATTAA
- a CDS encoding replication-associated recombination protein A: MMNNSLFADQHSEKSPLAERMRPKTVDDFLGLENLFKRQGMLEQFTQKPFSFILWGPPGCGKTSLAKALASSCQLPFLSFSAVLSGIKEIKDVMARAKKRFEDYGQACVLFVDEIHRFNKSQQDAFLPAVERGEIILVGATTENPSFEINAALLSRLQVFTLPPLNDKQIEYLLKRCIKEDKALHVFANRVDNDLIPYLAHLANGDARYALNIFETALHALKKDETLNQKKLASLIQKKTLLYDKNQEQHYNIISALHKSIRNSDADAALYWLAYMLEAGDDPLYVARRLIRFASEDIGNADPQALTLAIAAKDSCAFLGMPECALALAQLVIYLSAAPKSNSVYASYKKVQKDLKSGEVYPVPLHIRNAPTQLMKDLDYGKGYQYAHNHAEATTNMTCLPEALKDKVYYEGKTQGQETALIERLEQLKKLRQK; the protein is encoded by the coding sequence ATGATGAACAACAGCCTTTTTGCCGACCAACATTCTGAAAAGTCCCCCTTGGCAGAGCGCATGCGTCCTAAAACTGTGGATGATTTTTTGGGGCTTGAAAACTTATTCAAACGCCAAGGCATGCTGGAACAATTCACACAAAAACCTTTTTCTTTTATTTTATGGGGGCCGCCGGGCTGTGGCAAAACCAGCTTGGCCAAAGCTTTGGCCAGCTCTTGTCAATTGCCCTTTTTATCTTTTTCAGCAGTACTCTCAGGTATCAAAGAAATCAAAGACGTCATGGCCCGGGCCAAAAAACGTTTTGAAGATTATGGCCAAGCCTGTGTTTTATTTGTGGATGAAATCCATAGGTTTAATAAATCACAACAAGATGCGTTTTTACCTGCTGTTGAACGGGGTGAAATTATTTTAGTGGGAGCCACCACAGAAAACCCCTCTTTTGAAATCAATGCGGCTTTGCTCTCCCGCTTGCAAGTTTTCACCTTGCCTCCTCTTAATGACAAACAAATTGAATATTTACTTAAACGCTGCATAAAAGAAGATAAGGCTTTGCATGTATTTGCTAATCGCGTTGACAATGATCTCATTCCGTATTTAGCACACTTGGCCAATGGCGACGCCCGTTATGCACTTAATATTTTTGAAACAGCTTTGCATGCTTTAAAAAAAGATGAAACGCTCAATCAAAAAAAACTGGCCAGCCTCATTCAAAAAAAGACGCTCTTGTATGATAAAAACCAAGAGCAACATTACAATATTATTTCTGCCTTACACAAGAGTATCCGTAACTCCGATGCTGATGCCGCTTTGTATTGGTTGGCGTATATGCTTGAAGCTGGCGATGATCCTTTGTATGTTGCAAGACGCCTCATTCGTTTTGCCAGTGAAGACATTGGTAATGCTGACCCACAAGCTTTAACTTTAGCCATTGCAGCCAAAGACAGCTGTGCCTTTTTGGGCATGCCTGAATGCGCCCTGGCCCTGGCCCAACTGGTGATTTATTTGAGTGCTGCTCCAAAATCTAACTCGGTGTACGCAAGCTACAAAAAAGTACAAAAAGATTTAAAATCCGGTGAAGTTTATCCCGTGCCTTTGCACATTAGAAATGCCCCAACACAGTTGATGAAAGATTTAGACTATGGCAAGGGCTATCAATATGCGCACAATCATGCTGAAGCAACAACCAACATGACTTGCTTACCCGAAGCCCTAAAAGATAAGGTGTATTATGAAGGTAAAACACAAGGCCAAGAAACTGCTTTAATTGAACGTTTAGAACAGTTAAAAAAACTCCGGCAAAAATAA
- a CDS encoding MATE family efflux transporter, with product MKRKNLTQGPVAAHIIKLALPMMVGVFSIMVFNLIDTYFIGRLGTDALAAISFTFPVVMLVGSISFGMTMAMTSMISRLMGEQRSQKIKQTVSDCLCFALVIVLFISLFGQLSLDWVFQSLGAKDHLMPLIKDYMQIWYYSIIFLLIPMMGNGAIRGLGDTLFPAIVMLVAAGVNAIFDPILIFGYFGFPAFGIKGAAYATVISRVFTLIAGLLVLHYREKLLVRPFKNIQESLQHIRDLIRLGIPAALNNMIGPISIAIITKMIAQYGPEAIAGFGVASKVESFVTIPLMGIAAGLGPYAGQNFGAHLNDRLKQGIAFANKSSTVILLIMGLICVIFAQNVSQLFSNNPEVIRSATIYMQSVALSYVFLSFLANTNSSLISMGKPKLALWITILRTLILYIPLAFVLSYFFKLSGIYYAAGLANIFAGLAALYYIRKTLMACFKPSILNNP from the coding sequence ATGAAACGTAAAAATTTAACACAAGGGCCTGTTGCAGCTCACATCATTAAACTGGCTTTACCCATGATGGTGGGTGTTTTTTCAATCATGGTCTTTAATTTGATAGACACCTATTTTATTGGTCGTTTAGGAACAGATGCATTAGCTGCTATCAGCTTTACGTTTCCTGTAGTGATGTTGGTGGGTAGCATTTCTTTTGGCATGACCATGGCCATGACCAGCATGATTTCACGTCTGATGGGTGAACAAAGAAGTCAAAAAATCAAACAAACTGTTTCTGATTGTCTGTGTTTTGCTTTGGTCATTGTATTGTTTATTTCACTCTTTGGTCAATTAAGCCTAGATTGGGTTTTTCAAAGCCTTGGCGCCAAAGACCACTTAATGCCCTTAATTAAAGACTATATGCAAATCTGGTACTACAGCATTATATTTTTGTTAATCCCCATGATGGGCAATGGTGCCATTAGAGGCTTGGGAGACACTTTGTTTCCAGCCATTGTTATGTTGGTTGCCGCTGGCGTCAATGCTATTTTTGATCCTATTTTAATTTTTGGCTACTTTGGTTTTCCAGCTTTTGGCATTAAGGGCGCAGCGTACGCAACCGTTATCTCTAGAGTTTTTACCCTTATAGCCGGACTTTTGGTTTTACATTATCGAGAAAAGCTTTTGGTTCGTCCGTTTAAAAACATACAAGAAAGTTTGCAACACATACGTGATCTCATACGCTTGGGCATTCCTGCAGCCTTAAATAATATGATTGGCCCTATTTCTATTGCCATCATCACCAAAATGATTGCCCAATACGGTCCTGAGGCCATTGCCGGTTTTGGAGTGGCTTCAAAAGTAGAGTCCTTTGTCACCATTCCTTTGATGGGTATAGCCGCTGGTCTTGGCCCTTATGCTGGACAAAATTTTGGTGCTCACCTTAATGATCGTTTAAAACAAGGCATTGCTTTTGCCAATAAAAGCTCAACTGTAATTTTATTGATTATGGGTTTAATCTGCGTGATTTTTGCCCAAAATGTTAGTCAGCTTTTTAGTAACAATCCCGAGGTTATCCGTAGTGCAACCATTTATATGCAGTCAGTTGCCCTAAGCTATGTTTTTTTGAGTTTTCTGGCCAACACCAATTCTTCTCTAATTTCAATGGGAAAACCAAAACTTGCCTTGTGGATTACCATTTTAAGAACGCTGATCTTGTATATTCCCTTAGCCTTTGTTTTAAGTTATTTTTTTAAACTCAGTGGCATTTATTATGCTGCCGGTCTTGCCAACATTTTTGCAGGTCTTGCTGCCTTGTACTATATTCGAAAAACACTCATGGCTTGTTTTAAACCTAGTATTTTAAACAATCCATAA
- a CDS encoding MGMT family protein, producing the protein MNTGVKKSSLEQGQFFKKVYLQVKKIPYGQVSTYGEIAKQIGFKHYARHVGYALNAVKKEDGVPWHRVVNAHGKISLRKEGLANFLQKELLKQEGVVFDDSGKINLNLYRWRPQI; encoded by the coding sequence ATGAATACAGGGGTTAAAAAAAGCTCTCTTGAGCAAGGACAATTTTTTAAAAAAGTTTATTTGCAAGTAAAAAAAATACCTTATGGTCAAGTATCAACCTATGGAGAAATTGCCAAACAAATAGGCTTTAAACATTATGCAAGGCATGTTGGCTATGCGCTCAATGCAGTTAAAAAAGAAGATGGTGTGCCCTGGCATAGAGTTGTCAACGCACATGGTAAAATTAGTCTCAGAAAAGAAGGTTTAGCAAACTTTTTACAAAAAGAATTGCTAAAACAAGAGGGCGTTGTGTTTGATGATTCCGGTAAAATTAATTTAAACCTATACAGGTGGCGTCCTCAAATTTAG
- a CDS encoding sulfur transferase domain-containing protein: MQLTTPYVFNEESSQMCSGQISPQDVPVLKQEGFAHVINLRGQDEMPSPLEEKTWFADTGIQYHHLNIASANDLSKSNVEAFSQMLANIGSEKTLVHCGSSNRVGAMYALKAYWLDGKNKEESIAIGEQAGLTSLKETVLALMA; the protein is encoded by the coding sequence ATGCAATTAACAACACCCTATGTATTTAATGAAGAATCATCCCAAATGTGCTCTGGGCAAATTTCACCGCAAGATGTTCCAGTCTTAAAACAAGAAGGTTTTGCGCATGTGATTAATTTAAGAGGGCAAGATGAAATGCCTTCACCGCTTGAAGAAAAAACATGGTTTGCTGACACAGGTATACAATACCATCATTTGAATATTGCCAGTGCCAATGATTTATCCAAAAGCAATGTTGAGGCTTTTAGTCAAATGCTTGCAAATATTGGTTCTGAAAAAACATTGGTTCATTGTGGAAGCTCCAATCGTGTTGGAGCCATGTATGCCCTAAAAGCCTACTGGTTAGATGGCAAAAATAAAGAAGAAAGTATAGCTATTGGTGAGCAAGCTGGATTGACCAGTTTAAAAGAGACCGTTCTTGCCTTAATGGCTTAA